In the Telopea speciosissima isolate NSW1024214 ecotype Mountain lineage chromosome 2, Tspe_v1, whole genome shotgun sequence genome, one interval contains:
- the LOC122652667 gene encoding uncharacterized protein LOC122652667, which translates to MLGGTRRSGACLRCCLVVFAVASALFVCGPALYWRFKKSIEPGKGFCSPCICDCPPPLSLHNIAPGLVNLSVSDCGKNDPDLNRELEKPYVDLLTEELKLQEAVAEEHMHHMNITFVEARRVASQYQREAEKCNAATETCEDAREQVEALLIKERKVTSLWERRARQLGWEGE; encoded by the exons atgttgggaGGAACTCGCCGTTCAGGAGCATGTTTGAGGTGTTGTTTGGTGGTATTTGCAGTAGCTTCGGCTCTTTTTGTATGTGGGCCTGCTCTGTATTGGAGGTTTAAGAAGAGTATAGAGCCGGGAAAGGGTTTTTGTAGCCCTTGCATCTGTGACTGTCCTCCCCCTTTGTCTCTCCACAACATCGCTCCTG GGCTTGTCAATCTTTCTGTCTCAG ATTGCGGGAAAAATGACCCGGATCTCAACAGAGAGTTGGAGAAGCCATATGTTGACCTCCTAACAGAGGAATTGAAGCTTCAGGAGGCAGTTGCTGAAGAACACATGCACCACATGAATATCACCTTTGTAGAAGCGAGAAGAGTGGCTTCCCAGTATCAAAGAGAAGCTGAGAAGTGCAATGCTGCAACAGAAACATGTGAAGACGCCAGAGAGCAAGTTGAGGCATTGTTAATCAAGGAGCGAAAGGTGACGTCCTTGTGGGAGCGACGTGCCCGTCAATTGGGTTGGGAAGGAGAGTAG